A region of Beijerinckia sp. 28-YEA-48 DNA encodes the following proteins:
- a CDS encoding HpcH/HpaI aldolase/citrate lyase family protein, producing the protein MPSMTNTFKAAIKAKKPQIGLWQSLASPYTTELCAGAGFDFLVIDGEHAPNDIPSIMAQLQAMKGSSSHAIVRPPVGETSLIKQVLDIGAQTILVPIVETVEQAQQLVAAVRYPPLGVRGVAGLTRATQFGKATSYLQRANDEVCLLVQVETRKGLDNLNEIAAVDGVDGVFIGPADLSAALGHLGNMSHPEVRATIEDCMKRIAAAGKAPGILMADEVFAQRCLDLGALFVAVNTDITLFAQSVYATATKYKRG; encoded by the coding sequence ATGCCGTCGATGACCAACACATTCAAAGCCGCGATCAAGGCGAAAAAGCCGCAGATCGGCCTCTGGCAATCGCTGGCGAGCCCCTACACGACGGAATTGTGCGCCGGCGCTGGCTTCGATTTCCTCGTCATCGATGGCGAACACGCGCCCAACGACATCCCCTCGATCATGGCGCAGCTGCAAGCGATGAAGGGATCGTCTTCCCACGCGATCGTGCGCCCGCCCGTGGGTGAAACCTCGCTCATCAAACAGGTGCTCGATATCGGCGCGCAGACCATTTTGGTGCCGATCGTCGAGACGGTGGAGCAGGCTCAGCAACTGGTCGCGGCCGTGCGCTATCCGCCGCTCGGCGTGCGCGGTGTCGCCGGCCTGACGCGCGCGACGCAGTTCGGCAAGGCCACCAGTTATCTGCAGCGGGCGAATGACGAAGTGTGTTTGCTGGTGCAGGTGGAGACCCGCAAGGGGCTGGATAATCTCAATGAGATCGCGGCGGTCGACGGCGTCGACGGGGTGTTCATTGGCCCGGCCGATCTTTCGGCGGCGCTCGGGCATCTTGGCAATATGTCGCATCCGGAGGTGCGGGCGACGATCGAGGATTGCATGAAGCGGATTGCCGCTGCGGGCAAGGCGCCGGGCATCTTGATGGCTGACGAGGTCTTCGCCCAGCGTTGCCTCGATCTTGGCGCGCTGTTCGTCGCCGTCAATACGGATATCACGCTGTTCGCGCAGAGCGTGTATGCAACAGCGACGAAATACAAACGCGGCTGA
- a CDS encoding Xaa-Pro peptidase family protein: protein MNIANALRPNILKPEDLSPNWRWERAIPAYGHTSVDFERRVDHDRLRKYRLARARQALKNSQCGALLLFDVNNIRYVSGTKIGEWERDKLCRFALLAGDNEPIVWDFGSAAIHHKVYCDWLPEASWRAGMLGMRGTVPPSVGLMKFHAEEIMDLLRQAGVADMQVGVDLAETAMFFELQKVGMKVVDGQQIMLDAREIKNIDEIVLLNQAAAMVDGVYHMIHTELKPGIRENDIVALANKMLYEMGSDDVEAINAISGERCNPHPHNFTDRIIRPGDQAFFDILQSYQGYRTCYYRTFNVGRATDAQRDAYKKCREWLDNAIALIKPGVSTDTVAKVWPKAEEFGFPSELAAFGLQFGHGLGLALHERPIISRLVSLDNPMEIKTGMVFALETYCPATDGYSAARIEEEVVVTDRGCQVISLFPAEELPIANRY from the coding sequence ATGAACATTGCGAACGCGCTGCGGCCCAATATCCTGAAACCCGAGGATCTGTCGCCGAACTGGCGCTGGGAGCGCGCCATCCCCGCCTATGGGCACACCTCCGTCGATTTCGAGCGACGGGTCGATCACGACCGGCTCCGTAAATATCGCCTGGCGCGGGCGCGGCAGGCGCTGAAGAACTCCCAATGCGGCGCGCTGCTGCTCTTCGACGTCAACAACATCCGCTACGTCAGCGGCACCAAGATCGGCGAATGGGAGCGCGACAAGCTCTGCCGCTTTGCTTTGCTGGCGGGCGATAATGAGCCGATCGTCTGGGACTTCGGCTCTGCCGCCATCCACCACAAGGTCTATTGCGACTGGCTGCCGGAGGCGAGCTGGCGCGCTGGTATGCTCGGCATGCGCGGCACCGTGCCGCCGTCCGTCGGGTTGATGAAATTCCACGCCGAGGAGATCATGGATCTGCTGCGGCAGGCCGGCGTCGCCGACATGCAGGTGGGCGTCGATCTGGCCGAGACGGCGATGTTCTTCGAGTTGCAGAAGGTCGGCATGAAGGTCGTCGACGGCCAGCAGATCATGCTGGATGCGCGCGAGATCAAGAACATCGACGAGATCGTGCTGCTCAATCAGGCGGCCGCCATGGTCGATGGCGTCTATCACATGATCCACACGGAGCTGAAGCCGGGCATCCGCGAGAACGACATCGTCGCGCTGGCCAATAAGATGCTCTACGAGATGGGTTCTGACGACGTCGAGGCGATCAACGCCATTTCCGGCGAACGCTGCAACCCGCATCCGCACAATTTCACCGACCGCATCATTCGGCCGGGCGACCAGGCCTTCTTTGACATCCTGCAGTCCTATCAGGGCTATCGAACCTGCTATTACCGCACGTTCAACGTCGGCCGCGCCACCGATGCGCAACGGGATGCCTATAAGAAATGTCGCGAGTGGCTCGACAATGCGATTGCGCTGATCAAGCCGGGCGTGTCCACCGATACGGTCGCGAAAGTGTGGCCGAAGGCGGAAGAGTTTGGCTTCCCGAGCGAGCTGGCGGCTTTCGGCCTGCAATTCGGCCATGGCCTGGGGTTGGCGCTGCACGAGCGCCCGATCATCTCGCGGCTGGTCTCCCTCGACAATCCGATGGAGATCAAGACCGGCATGGTCTTCGCGCTCGAAACCTATTGTCCGGCAACGGACGGCTATTCGGCGGCGCGCATCGAGGAAGAGGTGGTCGTCACCGATCGCGGCTGCCAGGTGATCAGCCTGTTCCCGGCCGAAGAACTGCCGATCGCCAATCGCTACTAA
- a CDS encoding alpha-ketoacid dehydrogenase subunit beta — protein sequence MAELSYRDAVARGIAQEMERDERVVFLGEDVAKAGGVFKATVGLYDRFGPKRVRDTPISEQAILGAAMGAAMTGLRPIAEIMFSDFLAVCFDFIANEFPKVRYMTNGQLGCPLVVRTGNGAGSRFGAQHSQSVENWSMMIPGLKVVAPSSPADVVGLLAAAVRDPNPVIFYEHKSLYAVKGEVPDGEILDTLGTAKILRPGRDATIVALALMVPRALEAAEILARDHGIDCEVIDVRSLVPLDTQTILGSIVKTGRLFTVEENPRLLGWGAEIASIAADETFYDLDGPIVRITTPHIPLPAADNLEDIVLPTPARIVEKIVRAMN from the coding sequence GTGGCGGAACTGAGCTATCGGGACGCGGTTGCACGCGGCATCGCCCAGGAAATGGAGCGCGACGAACGCGTTGTCTTTCTAGGGGAGGATGTCGCCAAGGCGGGCGGCGTGTTTAAGGCGACGGTCGGGCTTTACGATCGTTTCGGCCCGAAGCGCGTGCGCGATACGCCGATCTCCGAACAGGCCATTCTCGGCGCGGCCATGGGCGCGGCGATGACGGGCTTGCGGCCGATCGCCGAAATCATGTTCTCGGATTTTCTGGCGGTCTGTTTCGACTTCATCGCCAATGAGTTTCCGAAAGTGCGCTACATGACCAACGGACAGCTTGGCTGCCCTCTGGTGGTGCGCACGGGCAATGGGGCTGGATCGCGCTTTGGCGCCCAGCATTCGCAATCGGTCGAAAACTGGTCGATGATGATTCCGGGCCTGAAAGTGGTGGCGCCATCGAGCCCCGCCGATGTGGTCGGACTTCTGGCGGCGGCCGTGCGTGATCCCAATCCGGTGATCTTCTACGAGCACAAGTCGCTTTATGCCGTCAAAGGCGAGGTGCCGGATGGCGAGATCCTCGACACGCTGGGTACGGCGAAAATCCTGCGGCCGGGTCGTGATGCAACGATCGTCGCGCTGGCGCTGATGGTGCCGCGCGCCCTGGAAGCAGCCGAGATTCTGGCCCGCGATCATGGCATTGATTGCGAGGTGATCGACGTGCGCTCGCTGGTGCCGCTCGACACCCAAACAATCCTGGGTTCCATCGTCAAGACTGGCCGTCTGTTCACGGTCGAGGAAAATCCGCGTCTTCTGGGTTGGGGCGCCGAGATCGCCTCAATTGCGGCCGATGAGACCTTCTATGATCTCGATGGACCGATCGTGCGGATCACGACACCGCATATTCCGCTGCCGGCTGCCGATAATCTGGAAGATATCGTGCTGCCGACGCCGGCGCGGATCGTCGAGAAAATCGTTCGCGCGATGAATTGA
- the hpaH gene encoding 2-oxo-hept-4-ene-1,7-dioate hydratase — translation MLTQDQVKSAAERLEQAEKTRQQIRMISLDHPGMDMADAYAVQQAWIEMKRKQGRTIKGHKIGLTSKAMQSALNIDMPDSGVLLDDMFFPDAGDIPTDRFIATRIEAELAFVLKSRLEGPHCTLFDVINATDFVTPALEILDTRILRVDPQTKATRTVFDTIADNAANAGIVLGSRPFKPTDVDMRWVGAIVFKNAQVEETGLAAGVLNHPAMGIAWLANRLAERGGTLEPGDVVLAGSFIRPIEARKGDTFHADYGPWGTVSCHFA, via the coding sequence ATGCTGACACAGGATCAGGTCAAATCCGCCGCTGAGCGTCTCGAACAGGCGGAGAAGACGCGCCAGCAGATCCGCATGATCAGCCTTGATCATCCAGGCATGGATATGGCCGATGCCTATGCGGTGCAGCAGGCCTGGATCGAGATGAAACGGAAGCAGGGCCGCACGATCAAAGGCCACAAGATCGGTCTGACATCCAAGGCCATGCAATCGGCGCTCAATATCGACATGCCGGATTCAGGCGTGCTGCTTGACGACATGTTCTTCCCGGACGCGGGCGATATTCCGACGGATCGTTTCATCGCCACGCGCATCGAAGCTGAATTGGCCTTTGTCCTGAAGTCGCGGCTGGAAGGTCCACATTGCACGCTCTTTGATGTGATCAACGCAACGGATTTCGTTACGCCGGCGTTGGAAATTCTCGACACACGGATTTTGCGGGTCGATCCGCAGACCAAGGCGACGCGCACAGTGTTCGATACGATCGCTGACAATGCCGCCAATGCGGGCATCGTACTGGGCAGCCGGCCGTTCAAGCCGACGGATGTCGATATGCGCTGGGTCGGCGCCATTGTCTTCAAGAATGCCCAGGTCGAGGAGACGGGGCTTGCCGCCGGCGTGCTCAATCATCCCGCCATGGGGATCGCCTGGCTTGCCAATCGCCTGGCTGAGCGCGGCGGGACGCTTGAGCCGGGAGACGTGGTGCTTGCCGGGTCCTTCATTCGCCCCATCGAAGCGCGTAAGGGTGATACGTTTCATGCCGATTACGGTCCGTGGGGGACCGTCAGCTGCCACTTCGCGTGA
- a CDS encoding NAD-dependent succinate-semialdehyde dehydrogenase: protein MDAKPIMDVPTGLFIGGKFVDASDGGRFDVINPATEQVLTSVASATVEDGLKALDAAEAAFAGWAQQTPRARAEVLRKAYELIIADQDRLARIITLENGKALSDARGEIAYAAEFFRWYAEEAVRNIGEVMRAPSSGARILVQHKPIGIAVLVTPWNFPAAMATRKIGPALAAGCPVIVKPASDTPLTMLALMPILEKAGVPAGVVNVLPSRKSGPLVDKLLHDPRARIVSFTGSTGVGRTLLHAAADNVVNSAMELGGNAPFIVCADADIDAAVEGALIAKMRNMGEACTAANRFYVHHDVHDTFAAKLAERMRKMKVGNGLEDGVEVGALVNAETRNKVEHFVGDAVAKGAEIVTGGEVTPGKGYFYPPTVLVNVPDTAECLRDEIFGPVAVLQRFTSEEEVVRRANDTEYGLVAYLYTADLKRGLALSEKLEFGMVGLNRGLVSDPAAPFGGVKQSGIGREGAHEGLMEFLETQYISVAW from the coding sequence ATGGATGCGAAACCGATCATGGATGTACCCACCGGCCTGTTCATCGGCGGGAAATTTGTCGATGCCTCCGATGGCGGCCGTTTCGACGTCATCAACCCGGCGACCGAGCAGGTTCTGACCTCTGTCGCCAGCGCCACGGTGGAAGACGGCCTGAAGGCGCTCGATGCGGCGGAAGCCGCGTTCGCCGGCTGGGCGCAGCAGACGCCGCGTGCGCGCGCCGAAGTGCTGCGCAAGGCTTATGAGTTGATCATCGCTGATCAAGACCGGCTGGCGCGGATCATCACGCTGGAAAATGGTAAAGCGCTGTCCGATGCACGCGGCGAGATCGCTTATGCAGCGGAATTCTTCCGCTGGTATGCGGAAGAGGCGGTGCGCAATATCGGCGAGGTGATGCGAGCGCCGTCGAGTGGCGCGCGCATTCTGGTGCAGCACAAGCCGATCGGCATCGCCGTTCTGGTGACGCCGTGGAATTTCCCCGCCGCGATGGCGACGCGCAAGATCGGCCCGGCTTTGGCCGCCGGTTGTCCGGTGATCGTCAAGCCGGCTTCGGATACGCCGCTCACGATGCTGGCGCTGATGCCTATTCTGGAAAAGGCTGGCGTGCCGGCTGGCGTCGTCAACGTGCTACCGTCGCGCAAGTCGGGGCCCCTGGTCGATAAGCTTCTGCATGATCCGCGCGCGCGCATCGTCTCCTTCACTGGATCGACTGGCGTTGGACGCACGTTGCTGCATGCAGCCGCCGACAATGTGGTCAATAGCGCCATGGAATTGGGCGGTAATGCACCGTTCATCGTCTGCGCCGATGCGGATATCGATGCCGCGGTCGAAGGCGCGTTGATCGCCAAGATGCGCAATATGGGCGAGGCTTGCACGGCGGCCAATCGCTTCTATGTGCACCACGACGTCCACGATACCTTCGCCGCCAAACTGGCCGAACGTATGCGCAAGATGAAAGTCGGCAATGGCCTAGAGGATGGTGTTGAGGTCGGTGCGTTGGTCAATGCGGAGACGCGCAACAAGGTGGAGCATTTCGTTGGTGATGCTGTCGCCAAGGGCGCAGAGATCGTTACCGGCGGCGAGGTGACGCCTGGCAAGGGCTATTTCTATCCGCCGACGGTATTGGTCAATGTGCCCGATACGGCGGAATGTCTGCGCGATGAAATCTTCGGTCCCGTCGCCGTGTTGCAACGTTTCACTTCGGAAGAGGAAGTGGTGCGCCGCGCCAACGACACGGAATATGGCCTAGTCGCTTATCTTTATACGGCCGATTTGAAACGTGGCCTGGCGCTGAGCGAGAAGCTCGAGTTCGGCATGGTCGGCCTCAACCGCGGCCTGGTTTCCGATCCAGCGGCACCATTTGGCGGCGTGAAGCAATCGGGCATTGGGCGCGAGGGCGCGCACGAAGGCCTGATGGAGTTCTTGGAGACACAATACATCTCCGTTGCTTGGTGA
- a CDS encoding fumarylacetoacetate hydrolase family protein: MSQQGARLATCRIDGTSAWGLVRDDGFVNLGARLEDRYRSLKDVVEADALQAVVDSGLKVAADFPLSALTYLPPVSLPQKIICIGVNYPDRNEEYKDGQNAATYPSIFLRFPGSFVGHGQNLVRPPESEQLDYEGEVTLVIGKAGRRIERAQAFDHIAAVTLCNEGTLRDWLRHSRFNVTQGKNFDRSGSLGPWIVPFSGEAQIADIRLTTRVNGEVRQDDRTSRMIYDFRYLISYVSTFTTLVPGDLIVTGTPTGAGARFSPPIWLKPGDVVEVEAEGIGLLRNGIEDETI; this comes from the coding sequence ATGTCGCAACAAGGCGCAAGACTGGCGACGTGCCGTATCGACGGCACGTCCGCATGGGGGCTGGTGCGCGACGACGGTTTCGTCAATCTCGGCGCGCGCCTTGAGGATCGCTATAGGTCCCTGAAGGACGTGGTTGAGGCGGACGCCTTACAGGCGGTCGTCGACAGCGGCCTTAAAGTGGCCGCCGATTTTCCGCTGTCGGCGCTCACCTATCTGCCGCCCGTGTCGCTGCCGCAGAAAATCATCTGCATCGGCGTCAATTATCCTGACCGTAATGAAGAATATAAGGACGGCCAGAACGCCGCGACTTATCCGAGCATTTTCCTGCGCTTTCCAGGTTCCTTCGTCGGGCACGGACAGAATCTGGTGCGCCCGCCCGAGTCAGAGCAACTGGACTATGAGGGCGAGGTGACGCTGGTCATCGGCAAGGCCGGGCGACGCATCGAGCGGGCTCAGGCTTTCGATCACATCGCCGCTGTCACACTTTGCAACGAGGGTACCTTGCGTGACTGGCTGCGCCATTCGCGCTTCAATGTCACGCAAGGCAAGAATTTCGATCGCAGCGGTAGCCTCGGCCCATGGATCGTGCCGTTTTCCGGCGAAGCGCAGATTGCCGATATTCGGCTGACGACGCGGGTGAATGGCGAAGTCCGGCAGGATGATCGCACGTCGCGCATGATCTACGATTTCCGTTATCTGATCTCCTATGTCTCGACTTTCACCACTCTGGTTCCAGGCGATCTGATCGTCACGGGCACGCCGACTGGCGCGGGTGCGCGGTTCTCGCCGCCGATCTGGCTGAAGCCGGGGGATGTGGTTGAAGTGGAGGCCGAAGGCATCGGCCTGCTGCGCAACGGCATCGAGGACGAGACGATCTGA
- a CDS encoding thiamine pyrophosphate-dependent dehydrogenase E1 component subunit alpha, giving the protein MTVAEAIVNDDIGLDKRRELYRSQLEIRLFEKRAYDLFLQNLVKGTSHLSLGQEAIAAGFAGAMKKGDLSFCTYRGHAHTLARGVSMEKVLGELMQRDNGLMRGKGGSMHLTSVDHGVMGSYAIIGAHLPIACGAAWRAQYLGQDDVTVCFFGDGTTNIGAFHEAVNFAKVWMLPVVFVCENNLYMEYTPIGDVTAVEHPAADRAAAYGLERIIVDGNDADAVYRVAQTAFAKARAGQGPSLIECMTYRHSGHSRADPGAYRPKGELEKWLKHDPIKLYRQRLGEFGIAEADIAAIDTDVAKQVDEATEACKAAGLPPESILCTDVYADGGWAWRN; this is encoded by the coding sequence ATGACCGTCGCAGAAGCCATCGTCAATGATGATATCGGCCTCGACAAGCGCCGAGAGCTGTATCGTTCGCAGCTTGAAATCAGACTGTTCGAGAAGCGGGCCTATGATCTGTTTCTGCAGAATCTGGTGAAAGGCACCAGCCATCTGTCGCTTGGACAGGAGGCGATCGCCGCCGGCTTTGCCGGCGCGATGAAGAAAGGCGATCTGTCGTTCTGTACCTATCGCGGCCATGCCCATACTTTGGCGCGTGGCGTTTCGATGGAGAAAGTGCTCGGCGAGCTGATGCAGCGCGACAACGGCCTGATGCGCGGCAAGGGCGGCTCGATGCATCTGACATCGGTCGACCACGGCGTGATGGGCTCCTATGCGATCATCGGCGCGCATTTGCCGATCGCCTGTGGCGCCGCCTGGCGGGCGCAATATCTTGGCCAGGACGATGTGACCGTCTGTTTCTTCGGCGATGGCACAACCAATATCGGGGCGTTTCACGAGGCGGTTAATTTCGCCAAAGTGTGGATGCTGCCGGTGGTCTTCGTCTGCGAAAACAATCTCTATATGGAATATACGCCGATCGGCGATGTCACGGCTGTGGAACATCCAGCGGCTGATCGCGCCGCGGCCTATGGGCTCGAAAGGATTATCGTCGATGGCAATGATGCGGACGCGGTCTATCGCGTCGCGCAGACAGCCTTCGCGAAAGCGCGCGCCGGGCAGGGGCCGTCGCTGATCGAGTGCATGACCTATCGCCATTCCGGTCATTCCCGTGCCGATCCCGGTGCCTATCGCCCCAAGGGCGAGTTGGAGAAATGGCTCAAGCACGATCCGATCAAACTCTATCGCCAGCGGCTCGGCGAGTTCGGCATAGCCGAAGCCGATATCGCCGCCATCGATACGGACGTTGCCAAACAGGTCGATGAGGCGACGGAGGCGTGCAAGGCAGCTGGCCTGCCGCCGGAATCGATCCTCTGCACAGATGTTTATGCCGATGGAGGCTGGGCGTGGCGGAACTGA
- a CDS encoding dihydrolipoamide acetyltransferase family protein, which yields MDVLMPQLGETVREGKISSWFKAVGDQIVAGDNLFEIETDKVSMEVEAIESGILSEIVYAVGETVPVGATVAVIGNGVATGEKRAKAKAEASPAKKVSATPAPVAPTPAARNSAVSAPTGALATRGFAPFNEVFTPTRNYGKAQVAPDLRATPLARRLMVQNGLDPAQVATHVRQRGGTRVAAADVHAAIQAGPASGFAPTAALPPLPITGPRDRHPLNKVRQQTAKHLTRAWQSIPHVLQTVEVDFGVVAEVRAARKREFEQQHGTSLSYLPFIARAVCLAIRQWPKVNASVDGNELLVAQEINLGIAVDLSHEGLVVPVLRHADRLNVVGLAAGIARLVDVARAGKLRPDDLEGGTYSISNNGSFGTLFTAPIINAPQVAILSTDAIRKRPVVVETQYGDAIVARPVGMLAQSFDHRAFDGAYSASFLNAVKTIIETRDWNADF from the coding sequence ATGGACGTTTTGATGCCGCAGTTGGGCGAGACCGTGCGCGAGGGTAAGATCTCGTCGTGGTTCAAGGCGGTCGGCGATCAGATCGTCGCCGGTGATAACCTGTTCGAGATCGAAACCGACAAGGTGTCGATGGAAGTGGAAGCCATCGAATCCGGCATTTTGTCGGAGATCGTCTATGCCGTTGGCGAGACCGTGCCAGTCGGTGCAACTGTCGCGGTGATCGGCAACGGCGTTGCGACAGGAGAGAAGCGCGCCAAGGCGAAAGCCGAAGCGTCTCCGGCCAAGAAAGTGTCGGCGACACCAGCACCGGTTGCGCCAACGCCTGCCGCGCGAAATTCTGCTGTGTCCGCACCCACCGGTGCTCTCGCGACGCGCGGCTTCGCGCCCTTCAATGAAGTGTTCACGCCGACGCGCAACTACGGCAAGGCCCAGGTGGCGCCGGACTTGCGCGCCACACCCCTCGCTCGCCGCTTGATGGTGCAGAACGGGCTCGATCCGGCTCAAGTGGCGACGCACGTGCGCCAGCGTGGTGGCACGCGCGTGGCTGCGGCTGATGTGCACGCGGCAATACAGGCTGGCCCTGCAAGCGGTTTTGCGCCGACAGCGGCTTTGCCGCCGCTGCCAATCACCGGACCGCGCGACCGACACCCCCTTAATAAGGTGCGGCAGCAGACGGCAAAACATTTGACGCGCGCCTGGCAAAGCATTCCGCATGTTCTGCAAACGGTGGAAGTCGACTTTGGTGTGGTGGCCGAGGTGCGCGCGGCGCGCAAACGCGAGTTTGAACAGCAGCACGGCACGAGCCTGAGCTATCTGCCGTTCATCGCCCGGGCGGTGTGCCTGGCAATCCGGCAATGGCCGAAAGTGAATGCGTCGGTCGATGGCAATGAGCTACTGGTGGCGCAGGAAATCAATCTTGGCATTGCGGTTGATCTCAGCCACGAGGGGCTAGTGGTTCCGGTGCTGCGCCATGCGGATCGGCTGAACGTCGTGGGTCTTGCGGCCGGCATCGCCCGTCTGGTTGACGTGGCCCGCGCGGGTAAATTGCGGCCTGACGATCTCGAAGGCGGCACCTATTCGATTTCCAACAATGGCAGTTTCGGCACCTTGTTCACGGCGCCGATCATCAACGCGCCGCAGGTCGCTATTCTGTCGACGGATGCCATTCGCAAGCGACCGGTTGTGGTCGAGACGCAATACGGTGACGCCATCGTCGCGCGTCCGGTCGGCATGTTGGCGCAGAGCTTCGATCATCGGGCTTTCGATGGCGCATATTCGGCGTCGTTCTTGAACGCGGTGAAAACCATCATCGAGACGCGCGACTGGAACGCGGATTTTTAA
- a CDS encoding LacI family DNA-binding transcriptional regulator, whose product MLKRRRATLKDVAESVGVHVSTVSRALNPETRHLITSDIVRKIAAASRALGYIPNTAAYSLRTTRTKIVGVVVPDITNSIFPPIIRGVEDALMEHGYATVLVNTDGGMEREAAMIDALAARGVDGLVIASVHRDDGRIRDLATQGTPVITVNRRMDDPTIPSVTSDEEDGVRRMLTHLAALGHRRICTIAGDQTISTGQRRHEAFLQIAPEFGIQTDASNIVFASDFNESSGERCMEELLARGIEFTAVHCSNDRLAIGAISALRRRGLVCPTDVSVTGFNDMPMVDRIDPPLTTIRIQQHKVGYVAAELLFEQMRELSSRPVPQHIVLPVDLVVRNSTAPPQDIASKVPRRTVKDRT is encoded by the coding sequence ATGCTGAAACGCCGGCGTGCAACCCTGAAGGACGTGGCCGAAAGTGTCGGCGTCCATGTGTCGACCGTTTCCCGCGCGCTCAATCCAGAAACGCGCCACCTCATCACCTCGGACATCGTCCGTAAGATCGCCGCCGCCAGCCGTGCGCTGGGCTACATCCCCAACACCGCAGCCTACAGCCTGCGCACCACGCGCACGAAGATCGTTGGTGTCGTCGTGCCCGACATCACCAACTCGATCTTCCCACCAATCATCCGTGGCGTCGAAGACGCCTTGATGGAACACGGCTATGCGACCGTGCTCGTCAACACCGATGGCGGCATGGAACGCGAAGCCGCGATGATCGATGCCTTGGCGGCGCGCGGCGTCGACGGTCTGGTCATCGCCTCCGTGCATCGTGACGATGGCCGCATCCGCGATCTCGCCACCCAAGGCACGCCCGTGATCACCGTCAACCGACGTATGGACGATCCCACCATTCCCTCCGTCACTAGCGATGAAGAAGATGGCGTGCGCCGCATGCTCACCCATCTTGCAGCGCTCGGTCATCGCCGCATTTGCACCATCGCCGGCGATCAAACGATCTCCACCGGCCAGCGCCGTCATGAGGCCTTTCTGCAAATCGCCCCTGAATTCGGCATCCAGACCGATGCGTCCAATATCGTCTTTGCCAGCGACTTCAACGAAAGCTCAGGCGAACGTTGCATGGAAGAATTACTGGCGCGCGGGATCGAATTCACCGCTGTGCATTGCTCCAACGATCGCCTGGCGATCGGCGCCATTTCAGCGCTGCGACGCCGTGGCCTTGTCTGCCCGACCGATGTCTCCGTCACCGGCTTCAACGACATGCCGATGGTCGATCGCATCGATCCACCGCTGACGACGATTCGCATTCAGCAGCACAAGGTCGGTTATGTGGCGGCCGAATTGCTGTTCGAGCAGATGCGCGAGCTGTCGAGCCGCCCCGTGCCGCAGCATATCGTTCTGCCGGTCGATCTCGTGGTGCGAAACTCGACAGCGCCGCCCCAGGATATCGCCAGCAAGGTGCCCCGCCGCACGGTCAAAGACCGAACCTGA
- a CDS encoding NAD(P)-dependent oxidoreductase produces the protein MIASKDRLGWIGMGRMGTPMAELLLKAGHDVQLWNRTKAKAEPLAAKGAKLVDRPIDLSGTDILFTMVSTGKDLEQVYFGEGGVATRGKNALPKIFVDCSSIGVEDSAKISARLGEMGAQFLAVPVSGNGKCVKAGKLSAVASGPRAAFDAAKPYIEAFARSGLSYVGEGELARICKIAHNVMLGVVIQNLAEITILAQKHGVPRHAFLDFMNNSVMGSTFTRYKSNALVNLDWTTTFTMELLRKDMDLGLTAARKYDVPMPVTAATREAIQSHFGVATLKADPKAYLDMDFATLLETQALASGVSLKSEGVPVPTGLEVDH, from the coding sequence ATGATTGCGAGCAAAGATCGTTTGGGCTGGATCGGCATGGGCCGCATGGGGACGCCAATGGCGGAGCTTTTGCTGAAGGCCGGCCATGATGTGCAATTGTGGAATCGCACCAAGGCGAAAGCCGAGCCGCTGGCCGCCAAGGGCGCCAAGCTCGTCGATCGGCCGATCGATCTCTCGGGCACCGACATCTTGTTCACCATGGTTTCGACGGGCAAGGATCTCGAGCAGGTCTATTTCGGCGAAGGTGGTGTTGCCACGCGTGGCAAGAACGCTTTGCCGAAGATCTTTGTCGATTGCTCGTCGATCGGCGTTGAGGATTCGGCCAAGATTTCGGCGCGGCTCGGTGAGATGGGCGCGCAGTTTCTGGCGGTGCCGGTGTCGGGCAATGGTAAATGCGTGAAAGCCGGCAAATTGTCGGCGGTGGCCTCTGGTCCGCGCGCGGCTTTCGACGCGGCCAAGCCCTATATCGAAGCGTTCGCGCGCTCGGGCCTGTCCTATGTCGGCGAGGGTGAGCTCGCCCGCATCTGCAAGATCGCTCACAATGTCATGCTGGGCGTGGTCATTCAGAACCTGGCCGAGATCACCATTCTGGCGCAGAAACATGGCGTGCCGCGCCACGCCTTTCTCGACTTCATGAACAACAGCGTCATGGGCTCGACCTTCACCCGCTATAAGAGTAACGCCCTCGTCAATCTCGACTGGACGACGACGTTCACCATGGAACTCTTGCGCAAGGACATGGATCTCGGCCTGACGGCGGCGCGCAAATATGATGTGCCGATGCCGGTCACGGCGGCGACCCGCGAGGCGATCCAGTCGCATTTCGGCGTGGCGACCCTGAAGGCCGATCCGAAGGCCTATCTCGACATGGATTTTGCGACGCTTTTGGAAACCCAGGCATTGGCGTCGGGCGTGTCGCTGAAAAGCGAAGGCGTGCCGGTGCCGACAGGCTTGGAAGTCGACCACTGA